From Chlamydiifrater volucris, one genomic window encodes:
- a CDS encoding EscT/YscT/HrcT family type III secretion system export apparatus protein encodes MSMTLPDLALALKSEYLDYIFQFPAQHVWCVFLLLLARLLPIFGIVPFLGGKLFPSPIKIGIAISWLALLFPKLLAETGRVDLFENSIFYVLLVKEVFLGSVMALVLSFPFYAAQSAGSFVSNQQGIQGLEGATSLISIEQTSPQGILYHYIVTITFWLVGGYRIVIDLLLHSLQVLPLEQFLPKDILMPDSPLWVTLIKMAQLCLIMTIQLSAPSTLAMLMSDLFLGIINRMAPQVQVIYLLSALKAFMGMLFLCISWWFIVKQIDLFTLAWFKKIPAMIFGSPISSI; translated from the coding sequence ATGAGCATGACTCTGCCGGACCTTGCTTTAGCTCTGAAATCTGAATACCTGGATTACATTTTTCAGTTCCCAGCTCAGCATGTGTGGTGTGTTTTTCTTCTTCTACTGGCTAGATTGTTACCAATTTTCGGTATCGTCCCTTTTTTGGGAGGGAAGCTATTCCCTTCCCCGATAAAAATAGGTATCGCCATATCTTGGCTGGCACTACTTTTTCCCAAATTATTGGCTGAAACAGGTCGCGTAGATCTTTTTGAAAACTCCATCTTCTATGTGCTACTAGTTAAAGAAGTATTCCTAGGTAGCGTAATGGCCTTGGTTTTATCTTTCCCCTTTTATGCCGCTCAATCTGCTGGTTCCTTCGTCTCTAACCAACAGGGTATTCAAGGACTGGAAGGCGCTACCTCCTTAATATCCATAGAACAGACTTCTCCACAAGGGATCCTATATCATTACATAGTAACTATTACATTTTGGTTAGTAGGTGGTTATCGTATAGTGATAGATTTGTTATTACATTCCCTGCAAGTGTTACCCCTGGAACAATTTCTACCCAAAGATATTCTCATGCCAGATTCTCCTCTTTGGGTAACTTTGATCAAAATGGCCCAGCTATGCTTGATTATGACCATTCAACTTAGTGCTCCTTCTACTCTTGCTATGTTAATGTCAGATTTATTTTTAGGAATTATTAACCGAATGGCTCCACAAGTTCAAGTGATCTACCTACTGTCTGCGCTTAAAGCTTTTATGGGGATGTTGTTCCTCTGTATTTCTTGGTGGTTTATTGTAAAGCAAATAGACTTATTTACTCTGGCATGGTTCAAAAAGATTCCAGCTATGATCTTTGGTAGTCCCATTTCTTCTATCTAA
- the sctS gene encoding type III secretion system export apparatus subunit SctS: MLLATSFKAVLFEYSYQALLLILIVSAPPIILASIVGIMVAIFQAATQIQEQTFAFAIKLVVIFGTLMVSGGWLGTVIYRFAFQIFQNFYKWK, encoded by the coding sequence ATGCTCCTAGCGACAAGTTTTAAAGCTGTTTTGTTTGAGTACTCATATCAAGCATTGCTACTCATCTTAATCGTCTCAGCTCCTCCAATTATCTTGGCTTCTATAGTTGGGATTATGGTGGCTATCTTTCAAGCTGCCACGCAAATTCAGGAGCAGACTTTTGCTTTTGCAATTAAGCTCGTAGTTATCTTCGGCACACTTATGGTCTCTGGCGGATGGTTAGGAACCGTTATCTACCGATTTGCCTTTCAGATCTTCCAGAATTTCTATAAATGGAAGTAA